A window from Theobroma cacao cultivar B97-61/B2 chromosome 3, Criollo_cocoa_genome_V2, whole genome shotgun sequence encodes these proteins:
- the LOC18606630 gene encoding uncharacterized protein LOC18606630: MAAAASFRWILQLHKDVPKAAKFYSQGLDFSVNICTLRWAELQSGPLKLALMQSPSDNVKQNGYSSLLSFTVNDINGTVTKLMALGAELDGSIKYEIHGKVAAMRCIDGHMIGLYEPA; encoded by the exons ATGGCGGCGGCGGCGTCGTTCAGGTGGATACTCCAACTCCACAAGGACGTTCCGAAGGCGGCTAAGTTCTACTCACAAGGGCTCGACTTCTCTGTAAATATCTGCACTCTTCGGTGGGCAGAGCTCCAATCCGGTCCTCTCAAGCTTGCCCTTATGCAATCTCCCAG TGATAATGTGAAGCAGAATGGATACTCTTCACTTCTATCATTCACAGTGAACGACATTAACGGTACAGTAACGAAATTAATGGCATTAGGAGCTGAACTAGATGGTTCCATCAAATATGAAATCCATGGAAAG GTTGCTGCCATGCGATGCATTGATGGTCACATGATTGGCCTCTATGAACCTGCATAA